One part of the Salmo salar chromosome ssa10, Ssal_v3.1, whole genome shotgun sequence genome encodes these proteins:
- the LOC106561797 gene encoding LOW QUALITY PROTEIN: probable ribosome biogenesis protein RLP24 (The sequence of the model RefSeq protein was modified relative to this genomic sequence to represent the inferred CDS: deleted 1 base in 1 codon) codes for MRLFRFCKSKCHKNFKKKRNPRKTRWTKAFRKASGKDLTVDNSLEFEKRRNIPVKYRRELWAKTVEAMKKVEEIKQKQQAKFIMNR; via the exons atgag ATTGTTCCGATTCTGCAAGTCAAAGTGCCAC AAAAACTTCAAGAAGAAACGTAACCCAAGAAAGACCAGATGGACGAAGGCTTTCAGAAAAGCGTCCGGGAAGGATTTGACTGTT GACAACTCGTTGGAGTTTGAGAAGCGCAGAAATATTCCAGTCAAATACAGAAGGGAGCTGTGGGCCAAGACAG TGGAGGCGATGAAGAAGGTGGAAGAGATCAAACAGAAACAACAGGCAAAGTTTATCATGAACCGGTGA